From the Leptospirales bacterium genome, one window contains:
- a CDS encoding SDR family oxidoreductase, producing the protein MQNWKERFGGAALITGASGGLGEEFARQLAARRMDLILVARREDRLSALAQQLQSEAGVDVRIIAADLSAPGAAEKVQSQVQSMGLKVGLLVNNAGYGTYGLFHEIEGSKEANMVALNCSLPVELTHLFVNDMVARKKGGIVFLSSNGAYQPCPFFATYGATKAFNLMLGEALWAELRPFGIDVIALSPGYTRTDFQNVAGNAGQKPMGGWSEPRDVVAQCLNKLGKAPSTIPGLMNYFLAASVRSTPRRVMAMMSYNISKPKKAK; encoded by the coding sequence ATGCAAAACTGGAAGGAACGATTTGGCGGAGCGGCGCTGATTACCGGCGCTTCGGGAGGCCTGGGCGAGGAATTTGCGCGGCAGCTGGCAGCGCGCAGAATGGATTTGATCCTGGTCGCCAGACGAGAGGACAGGCTCTCGGCGCTGGCCCAGCAGCTGCAGAGCGAGGCCGGCGTCGATGTGCGCATCATCGCCGCCGATCTCAGCGCGCCAGGAGCGGCAGAGAAGGTTCAATCACAGGTGCAATCCATGGGTCTGAAAGTTGGTCTGCTGGTAAACAATGCAGGCTACGGAACCTACGGTCTCTTCCATGAAATAGAAGGCAGTAAAGAGGCCAATATGGTGGCGCTGAATTGCAGCCTGCCGGTAGAGTTGACGCACCTGTTTGTAAACGATATGGTCGCCCGCAAGAAGGGCGGTATTGTCTTTCTTTCTTCCAACGGCGCCTATCAACCCTGCCCTTTCTTTGCAACCTACGGCGCTACGAAAGCATTCAATTTGATGCTGGGCGAGGCGCTGTGGGCGGAATTGCGCCCCTTTGGCATTGATGTGATTGCGCTTTCGCCTGGCTACACGCGCACCGATTTTCAAAACGTAGCGGGCAATGCCGGACAGAAGCCCATGGGCGGCTGGTCCGAGCCCCGCGATGTTGTAGCGCAGTGCTTGAACAAACTGGGCAAGGCGCCTTCAACCATTCCCGGCCTGATGAATTACTTTCTGGCCGCTTCCGTTCGCAGCACGCCGCGTCGAGTGATGGCGATGATGAGCTATAACATCAGCAAGCCAAAGAAGGCAAAGTAG
- a CDS encoding MerR family transcriptional regulator has protein sequence MLISEIARKTGLSPATIRYYERLGLLDSGPRLDNNYRRYNEEAVRQLHFVRNARQMGFRLSEIYSFLKLLENAETVQDVVTGLSDKLCELDQKLAALQRVRNALATALVGFRQGPGSDWRQRLLADFFVIPD, from the coding sequence ATGCTGATTTCTGAAATTGCCAGGAAGACCGGACTATCGCCGGCGACAATTCGCTACTATGAGCGGCTTGGATTGCTGGACAGCGGACCAAGACTGGACAACAACTATCGACGCTACAACGAAGAGGCCGTCCGCCAACTGCACTTTGTTCGCAACGCCCGACAGATGGGATTTCGATTGAGCGAGATCTACAGCTTTCTGAAATTGCTGGAGAATGCAGAAACCGTGCAGGACGTAGTGACAGGCCTATCCGACAAGCTATGCGAGCTGGATCAGAAGCTAGCTGCATTGCAACGCGTGCGCAATGCCCTGGCCACAGCGCTGGTCGGCTTTCGCCAGGGGCCTGGCAGCGATTGGCGCCAGCGGCTGCTCGCTGACTTTTTTGTCATTCCGGATTGA
- a CDS encoding TetR family transcriptional regulator: MSVRQATKADSGKRRQILAAALQLFSAKGYEATPVPEIAAECKIAVGGLYRYFKSKEDLANCLFQEVKTNYSAILSDGFDRIEDTREKFLHLWKAMVRFSEQRPQEFIFLEFHNHSTYLNKKSRDLDARAMRDIEQFIRRAQRRGELKKMEPALTVAIVVGIFLAYFKTRTEGQLAHPETALKQAEAAAWRAVGV, translated from the coding sequence ATGAGCGTGCGACAGGCGACAAAGGCGGATAGCGGCAAGCGCCGGCAGATCCTGGCGGCCGCGCTGCAGCTCTTTTCTGCAAAGGGTTATGAAGCTACGCCGGTTCCGGAGATAGCCGCCGAATGCAAGATTGCCGTGGGCGGCCTCTATCGCTACTTCAAGAGCAAAGAAGATCTGGCCAACTGCCTCTTCCAGGAGGTTAAGACAAACTACAGCGCAATCCTTTCCGATGGATTTGACCGCATCGAAGATACGCGTGAGAAATTCTTACATCTCTGGAAAGCAATGGTGCGTTTTTCAGAGCAGCGGCCGCAGGAATTTATCTTTCTTGAGTTTCACAATCATTCTACCTATCTCAACAAGAAGAGTCGCGACCTCGACGCTCGGGCCATGCGCGACATTGAGCAGTTCATTCGCCGCGCACAGCGCCGGGGAGAATTGAAAAAGATGGAGCCGGCGCTGACCGTGGCCATCGTCGTCGGGATCTTCCTGGCCTACTTCAAAACGCGAACCGAAGGCCAGCTGGCCCATCCCGAGACGGCGCTCAAACAGGCCGAGGCTGCTGCGTGGCGCGCGGTGGGCGTATGA